A window of Primulina tabacum isolate GXHZ01 chromosome 4, ASM2559414v2, whole genome shotgun sequence contains these coding sequences:
- the LOC142543058 gene encoding transcription factor MYB33-like: MSMTSQSEEWMNSKNGTDSPSVDDISSSGNMEANGPLKKGPWTSAEDAILVEYVNKHGEGNWNAVQKHSGLARCGKSCRLRWANHLRPDLKKGAFSPEEERHIIELHAKMGNKWARMAAELPGRTDNEIKNYWNTRIKRRQRAGLPIYPPDICFQASNESEQNDEMAAFLYGDAHHPDYLPINHFEFPHVEFKTMELDQLLYPTVFLDLPPESLLDVPANSFLSQGPDSSYPEKYLHSTIYPSKKFRGSESLFPGLNTSVGNTAPDENHFQSDGSMQISESFVFPSTFDHNLTPDHASSSSALPGTHAILNSNTSSSEPPWAMKLELPSLQTHMGSWGSPSPPLPSLESVDTLIQTLPNENVHLCNLSPRDSGLLHAVLYESNSMKNSRNNSFHQTSNASIMQVDMMDTSSHDIHETEWKAIAEPISPLCHSSSSMFSECTPISRNSFDELHSSGIMPVKDEAADDLVLMENHNMTEVINQMVFSTPDFLLASDFFAPKKHQSNNHSLLKDALGTFLCDDLSKDCKQMDMPESCLWNAMPTV; encoded by the exons ATGAGTATGACAAGTCAAAGTGAGGAATGGATGAATTCCAAGAACGGCACTGACTCACCATCTGTTGATGATATTAGTAGCAGTGGGAATATGGAAGCGAATGGTCCACTTAAAAAAGGTCCCTGGACTTCTGCAGAAGATGCAATTTTAGTTGAATATGTTAACAAGCACGGTGAAGGGAATTGGAATGCAGTTCAGAAACACTCCGGACTTGCCCGCTGTGGAAAAAGTTGTCGTTTGAGATGGGCAAACCACCTCAGACCGGATCTTAAAAAAGGTGCATTTAGCCCGGAGGAGGAGCGCCATATCATTGAACTTCATGCCAAGATGGGAAATAAATGGGCCCGAATGGCAGCTGAG TTGCCTGGTCGCACAGATAATGAGATCAAGAACTATTGGAACACAAGAATCAAAAGAAGACAGCGTGCTGGCTTACCAATCTATCCACCTGATATCTGTTTCCAAGCATCAAATGAGAGCGAACAAAATGATGAAATGGCTGCTTTCTTATATGGTGACGCCCATCATCCCGATTATTTGCCAATCAATCACTTTGAGTTTCCTCATGTCGAATTTAAAACAATGGAACTAGATCAGCTTCTGTATCCTACGGTATTCCTTGATCTTCCTCCTGAAAGCTTGCTTGATGTCCCAGCTAATAGCTTTTTATCACAAGGTCCGGATTCTTCTTACCCTGAGAAATATTTACACTCCACGATTTATCCATCCAAGAAATTTCGAGGATCAGAATCTTTGTTCCCTGGTTTAAATACCAGTGTAGGCAACACTGCACCAGATGAAAATCATTTTCAAAGTGATGGTTCTATGCAGATTTCTGAATCTTTTGTGTTCCCTTCCACCTTTGATCATAATTTGACACCTGATCATGCATCATCCTCAAGTGCACTTCCCGGCACCCATGCCATATTAAATAGCAACACCTCTTCTTCTGAGCCTCCTTGGGCAATGAAGCTGGAGCTCCCTTCACTCCAAACTCATATGGGTAGTTGGGGCTCACCCTCGCCCCCATTGCCTTCCCTCGAGTCTGTTGATACTTTGATCCAAACTCTTCCAAATGAAAACGTTCACTTGTGTAACCTTTCACCTCGAGACAGTGGATTGTTGCATGCTGTACTGTATGAATCAAATAGTATGAAAAACTCGAGGAACAACTCTTTCCATCagacttcaaatgcttccaTTATGCAGGTTGATATGATGGACACCTCATCTCATGATATCCACGAAACTGAATGGAAAGCAATTGCAGAGCCAATCTCTCCTTTATGTCACTCATCGTCATCCATGTTCAGTGAGTGCACCCCTATTAGTAGAAACTCATTTGATGAGCTCCATTCTTCAGGGATAATGCCAG TTAAGGACGAAGCTGCGGATGACCTGGTTCTGATGGAAAATCACAACATGACTGAAGTAATAAACCAGATGGTCTTCTCCACACCAGATTTCTTGCTAGCTTCCGACTTTTTTGCTCCTAAGAAACACCAGTCGAACAACCATTCTTTGCTGAAAGATGCACTAGGCACATTTCTTTGTGATGATTTAAGCAAGGACTGCAAGCAAATGGATATGCCCGAATCATGTTTATGGAATGCTATGCCCACCGTTTAG
- the LOC142543059 gene encoding BTB/POZ and MATH domain-containing protein 4-like, with protein MSGAPEKIPNQNSLISPTSSRYVTETINGSHRFVIQGYSLAKGLGVGKHIASEDFTVGGYKWAIYFYPDGKNVEDNSTYVSVFIALASDGTDVRALFELTLVDQSGKGKHKVHSHFDRSLESGPYTLKYRGSMWGYKRFFRRALLESSDYLKDDCLKINCTVGVVVSAIDSSSLNSIHVPDSDIGSHFGMLLENREGSDIVFNVAGEKFHAHKLVLAARSPTLRSELFEGFDSDEQEIIVSDTEPEVFKAILHFIYRDALVEDELIASSSCSSPLVTDTLTAKLLAAADRYGLGRLRRMCESHLCKDISVNSVSQILALADRCHASELKRVCLSFAAENLAAVMRSDGFENLKENFSALQSELLKTVAGCDEDCGGGGGGKSRSVWAQLSDGGDTSGRRVRQRS; from the exons ATGTCAGGAGCGCCGGAAAAAATCCCGAATCAGAACTCGCTGATTTCACCCACGAGCTCTCGTTACGTAACGGAGACGATTAATGGTTCTCACAGGTTTGTGATCCAGGGGTACTCCCTCGCCAAAGGCTTGGGTGTCGGCAAACACATTGCCAGCGAAGATTTCACCGTTGGAGGATATAAGTGGGCAATTTACTTTTACCCCGATGGTAAAAACGTGGAGGATAATTCTACTTATGTCTCAGTTTTCATTGCTTTAGCTAGCGATGGTACGGATGTGCGGGCGCTGTTCGAGCTTACTTTGGTTGACCAGAGCGGCAAAGGGAAGCACAAAGTGCACAGCCATTTTGATAGGTCGCTGGAAAGCGGTCCATATACTCTTAAATACCGCGGCAGCATGTG GGGATACAAAAGGTTTTTCAGAAGAGCGTTGCTTGAAAGTTCAGATTATCTTAAAGATGATTGCTTGAAGATTAACTGTACTGTTGGAGTTGTGGTTTCTGCCATAGATTCTTCTAGTTTAAATTCGATTCATGTCCCTGATTCTGATATTGGGTCGCATTTTGGAATGCTTCTGGAGAATAGGGAAGGTTCTGACATTGTTTTTAATGTGGCTGGGGAGAAATTTCATGCCCACAAGTTGGTACTTGCTGCACGTTCCCCCACACTCCGGTCTGAGCTTTTTGAAGGATTTGATAGTGATGAGCAAGAGATTATTGTTTCAGACACGGAACCTGAAGTTTTTAAG GCTATTCTGCACTTTATATACCGAGATGCATTGGTGGAAGATGAGCTCATCGCATCTAGCTCCTGTTCTTCTCCCTTGGTAACCGACACATTAACTGCAAAGTTGCTGGCAGCAGCTGATCGTTATGGTTTAGGAAGACTTAGACGGATGTGCGAATCTCATCTCTGCAAGGATATATCTGTGAATTCTGTGTCACAGATACTTGCTTTGGCAGATCGTTGCCATGCTTCAGAATTGAAAAGAGTTTGCCTTAGTTTTGCTGCCGAGAACTTGGCAG CTGTTATGCGTTCGGATGGCTTTGAAAACCTGAAAGAAAATTTCTCAGCTCTACAATCCGAGCTTTTGAAGACCGTAGCTGGCTGCGATGAGGAttgcggcggcggcggcggcggcaagTCTCGAAGTGTTTGGGCTCAGCTATCTGACGGTGGTGATACTAGTGGAAGGAGGGTGAGACAGCGGAGTTAA